A window from Oreochromis aureus strain Israel breed Guangdong linkage group 16, ZZ_aureus, whole genome shotgun sequence encodes these proteins:
- the dnajb11 gene encoding dnaJ homolog subfamily B member 11 translates to MAAKGMNLCNVCCLLLYATTAVLAGRDFYKILGVSKSASIRDIKKAYRKLALQLHPDRNQDDPQAQDKFADLGAAYEVLSDEEKRKQYDMYGEDGLKEGHHSSHSDIFSSFFGDFGFMFGGNRQQQDRNIPRGNDIILDLEVTLEEVYSGNFVEVVRNKPVAKEAPGKRKCNCRQEMRTTQLGPGRFQMTQEMVCDECPNVKLVNEERTLEVEIEQGVRDEMEYPFIGEGEPHIDGEPGDLRFRIKVLKHPVFERRGDDLYTNVTISLVEALVGFEMDIVHLDGHKVHIVRDKITKPGARMWKKGEGLPNFDNVNIRGSLIITFDVDFPQTQLDDQQKEGIRNLLKQGSVQKVYNGLQGY, encoded by the exons ATGGCTGCTAAAGGGATGAACCTGTGTAACGTGTGCTGCCTGCTTCTTTATGCTACCACAGCGGTGCTTGCCGG GCGAGATTTCTATAAAATCTTGGGGGTGAGCAAGAGTGCATCAATCAGGGACATCAAGAAGGCCTACAGAAAGCTGGCTTTGCAGTTACACCCCGACAGAAACCAAGACGACCCGCAAGCCCAGGACAAGTTCGCAGACTTGGGGGCAGCCTATGAG GTCCTCTCAGATGAGGAGAAAAGGAAACAGTATGACATGTATGGAGAAGACGGGCTCAAAGAGGGTCACCACAGCTCTCACAGCGATATCTTCTCCAG CTTCTTTGGTGACTTTGGGTTCATGTTTGGTGGCAACCGACAGCAACAGGACAGGAATATTCCCAGAGGAAATGACATAATACTGGACCTGGAGGTTACACTGGAAGAAGTGTACTCTGGGAACTTTGTGGAG GTTGTACGTAACAAGCCTGTAGCTAAAGAAGCTCCTGGTAAAAGGAAGTGTAACTGCAGACAGGAAATGAGGACGACCCAGCTGGGACCTGGACGTTTCCAGATGACTCAGGAAATGGTGTGTGACGAGTGTCCCAATGTGAA GCTGGTGAATGAAGAGAGGACCTTAGAGGTAGAGATTGAGCAAGGAGTGAGAGATGAGATGGAGTACCCATTTATTGGAGAAG GGGAACCTCACATCGATGGAGAGCCTGGAGACCTTCGATTTCGCATCAAAGTGTTGAA ACATCCTGTGTTTGAGCGCAGAGGAGATGATCTCTACACTAATGTCACCATCTCTCTGGTGGAGGCACTGGTTGGCTTTGAGATGGATATAGTACATTTGGATGGACACAAG GTCCACATAGTGAGGGATAAGATCACAAAGCCCGGCGCTCGAATGTGGAAGAAAGGAGAGGGACTGCCCAACTTTGACAACGTCAACATTCGAGGTTCCCTCATCATCACCTTCGATGTAGACTTTCCTCAGACACAGCTCGACGACCAGCAGAAAGAAG GTATTCGGAATCTTCTGAAACAGGGGTCCGTACAGAAGGTTTACAACGGACTGCAAGGATACTAA